One window of the Solanum stenotomum isolate F172 chromosome 11, ASM1918654v1, whole genome shotgun sequence genome contains the following:
- the LOC125845136 gene encoding feruloyl CoA ortho-hydroxylase 1-like: protein MSIAEVSEASDLIDFLVNKGNGVKGLSQMGLEIVPQKFIQPHEERLDFTQILSSESIPIIDFSNFDDPKVAESICDAAEKWGCFQIVNHGIPIEVLENVIEAGHKFFELSVEERRKYLKENSPTHTVQLKTSFSPLAEKVLEWKDYLFHIYDCDDDESSKLWPAVSKDQVLEYMKWAKPIIVKLLEVLLEKLNVKQIDESMKSVVMGTLIVNLIHYPVCPNPELTAGAGRHADVSSITMLLQDDVGGLYVREPKGDGWIHVPPVKGALVINIGDVLQIMSNDRYKSVEHRVIVNASRNRVSVPIFVNPAPDAVFGPLTQVLQNGEKPLYKHVVYSDYFNYFFSKGHEGKQTIEFAKL from the exons ATGTCAATTGCAGAAGTTTCTGAAGCATCAGATCTCATTGATTTTCTAGTAAACAAAGGAAATGGCGTAAAGGGTCTTTCTCAAATGGGTCTTGAAATTGTTCCTCAAAAATTCATTCAACCCCATGAAGAAAGGCTAGATTTTACCCAAATTCTGTCCTCGGAATCAATACCCATTATCGATTTCTCAAATTTCGATGACCCAAAAGTTGCAGAATCGATCTGTGATGCAGCTGAGAAATGGGGTTGTTTTCAAATAGTGAATCATGGAATCCCAATTGAAGTTCTGGAAAATGTAATTGAAGCTGGGCATAAGTTCTTTGAATTGTCtgttgaagaaagaaggaagtATTTGAAAGAGAATTCACCTACTCATACTGTGCAATTGAAGACCAGTTTTAGTCCTTTAGCTGAAAAGGTTTTGGAGTGGAAAGATTATCTTTTTCATATCTATGATTGTGATGATGATGAGAGCTCTAAGCTGTGGCCTGCTGTTTCCAA AGATCAGGTTTTGGAGTACATGAAGTGGGCTAAACCTATTATAGTAAAGCTTCTCGAGGTGTTGCTCGAGAAACTAAACGTTAAGCAGATTGATGAATCGATGAAATCTGTTGTTATGGGCACGTTGATTGTTAACCTCATTCACTACCCCGTGTGCCCAAACCCCGAGCTCACTGCTGGTGCTGGCCGTCATGCTGATGTTTCTTCGATCACTATGCTCCTACAAGACGATGTTGGTGGCCTTTACGTGCGAGAGCCCAAAGGTGATGGCTGGATTCATGTGCCCCCAGTCAAAGGGGCACTCGTGATCAATATCGGGGACGTCCTTCAAATCATGAGCAACGATAGGTACAAGAGCGTCGAGCATCGTGTGATTGTAAATGCCAGCAGAAACAGAGTGTCAGTGCCAATATTTGTGAATCCAGCACCTGATGCAGTTTTTGGTCCTTTAACACAAGTGCTACAAAATGGAGAGAAGCCATTGTATAAGCATGTTGTGTATTCAGattatttcaattatttcttcAGTAAAGGCCATGAGGGTAAGCAAACAATTGAATTTGCAAAACTATGA
- the LOC125844911 gene encoding uncharacterized protein LOC125844911 gives MDFQVVVLAGGFSKSLVPLVSKDVPKALLPVANRPVLSYVLEHFEENNLKDFIVVVEGESAALLVGGWISNAYVDRLHVEVAAVPEDVGTAGALRAIDRHLTAKDILVVSGDLISDIPPGAVAAAHRRHDAAVTAMLCSTPISGPSESGSSGGKDKAKKPARHNIIGLDPTKQFLLHVAAGAEVEKDIRVQKSILRAVGQMEIRADLMDAHMYAFKRTVLQEVLNKKETFLSLRRDVLPYLVRSQLRSELSQNGALAEENGNSKGVSDSTIMLSQLLTNASTQSFHELYALGPDGSALSPRKTHKCCVHIASKSNYCVRLNSIQAFSDINRDVICDASHLSGYSFSPQNNIIHPTAELGSKTTVGPHCMLGEGSQMGDKCSVKKSVIGRHCRIGSNVKVVNSVIMDHVTIGDGCSIQGSVVCSNVQLQERVVLRDCQVGAGYVVSSGSEHKGESLAKKEKQ, from the exons ATGGATTTTCAAGTAGTAGTTTTAGCAGGTGGCTTCTCAAAAAGCCTTGTTCCTCTTGTTTCAAAG GATGTGCCAAAAGCTTTGCTTCCAGTGGCAAATCGACCGGTGTTGTCTTATGTGTTGGAGCATTTTGAGGAAAACAATTTGAAGGATTTTATTGTT GTTGTTGAAGGAGAAAGTGCAGCTCTTCTTGTTGGGGGTTGGATATCAAATGCTTATGTTGATCGATTACACGTTGAG GTTGCAGCAGTACCTGAGGATGTCGGGACAGCTGGAGCTCTTAGGGCCATTGATCGCCACCTGACTGCAAAAGATATTTTG GTCGTGAGTGGTGATCTTATTTCTGATATTCCTCCTGGGGCAGTGGCAGCTGCTCATAGACGGCATGATGCTGCAGTGACTGCAATGCTTTGTTCTACTCCTATCAGTGGCCCATCAGAGTCAGGTTCCTCTGGTGGAAAGGACAAAGCCAAGAAACCGGCACGCCATAACATTATAGGACTGGACCCCACTAAACAATTTCTGTTGCATGTAGCTGCTG GAGCTGAAGTTGAGAAAGATATTCGTGTCCAGAAGAGCATTCTCCGAGCAGTAGGCCAG ATGGAGATTCGTGCTGATCTAATGGATGCTCATATGTATGCCTTCAAGAG AACCGTTTTGCAAGAGGTTCTGAATAAGAAAGAAACTTTTCTGAGCTTGAGGCGTGATGTGTTGCCTTATCTTGTGAGGAGCCAGCTA AGATCTGAATTATCACAAAATGGAGCGCTAGCAGAAGAGAATGGGAATTCTAAGGGTGTTTCTGATAGTACAATTATGCTGTCACAACTGCTGACCAATGCTTCTACACAAAGTTTTCATGAGCTATACGCTTTGGGTCCTGATGGTTCTGCTCTGTCTCCAAGAAAAACTCACAAATGCTGTGTACATATTGCCAGCAAGAGCAATTACTGTGTTCGCTTAAACTCTATTCAAGCCTTCAGTGACATAAATCGAGAT GTCATATGTGATGCAAGTCACTTGTCAGGCTATTCTTTCTCTCCTCAGAACAACATCATTCATCCTACAGCCGAGCTAGGTTCAAAAACTACA GTTGGACCACATTGTATGCTAGGAGAAGGTTCACAAATGGGTGACAAATGCAGCGTGAAAAAGTCCGTCATTGGCCGACATTGTCGGATCGGCTCGAATGTGAAG GTTGTCAACTCAGTCATAATGGACCATGTTACTATCGGAGATGGTTGTTCGATCCAAGGTTCTGTTGTTTGCAGTAATGTACAGCTCCAAGAACGTGTCGTACTGAGAGATTGCCAG GTTGGAGCAGGTTATGTGGTTTCATCAGGCAGTGAACATAAAGGAGAATCATTAGCAAAGAAAGAGAAACAGTAA
- the LOC125845505 gene encoding F-box/kelch-repeat protein At5g26960: protein MSDSCNSRHFSWLMKSCFPNNQHPPPHHPTPIGTTTILPTGTTIAELPDDLLLECLSRVTHSSLPSLPLVCCRWSLLLDSPTFHLLRHRHNLLQLTVFAVSVSDGALCTASYRLNNDCSWKICSFTPANDPVFEHGCFYSLFSHSRLSVIGRKIYVIGRTAMLRCDTWTGLVVPRQGPVFPRKKFAAAVVGGKIYVAGGCARSAAVEEYDPTSNTWSVVAKAPRKRYGCVGASVDGVFYVIGGLKLGGASGNEMLVARGSRASDAAHVYASSMDLYDTVNGVWLKTRSVPGGGCVVAACATAGEIYVLSSHAVELSFWKFNGSRKSTGFGDWCRIKSPPLPAQVRLDSTVRFSCVGIGEKVVLVQVNGCIDDLLRRSGRIERGLKEGLVLVYDCVAGEWSRAADLPEVIRRSACVCVEC from the coding sequence ATGTCTGATAGCTGCAATTCTCGTCATTTTTCATGGCTGATGAAATCTTGTTTCCCCAATAACCAACACCCACCACCCCACCATCCTACCCCCATCGGAACCACCACCATTTTACCCACCGGAACGACCATTGCTGAACTCCCAGATGACCTTCTTCTTGAATGTCTATCAAGGGTAACTCATTCTTCACTTCCTTCTTTACCTTTAGTCTGTTGTCGTTGGTCTCTGCTTCTTGATTCCCCCACTTTTCATCTTCTCCGGCACCGGCATAACCTTTTACAGCTTACCGTTTTCGCTGTTTCGGTTTCTGATGGAGCCCTTTGCACAGCTAGCTACAGATTGAACAATGATTGTTCATGGAAGATTTGCTCTTTTACACCGGCGAATGACCCTGTTTTCGAACATGGGTGTTTTTATTCTTTGTTCTCGCATTCTCGTTTATCGGTTATTGGACGGAAAATCTACGTTATTGGACGGACGGCGATGCTCCGGTGTGATACCTGGACTGGTTTAGTAGTTCCAAGACAAGGACCGGTTTTCCCGAGGAAGAAATTTGCTGCAGCCGTTGTAGGTGGGAAAATCTACGTCGCCGGAGGTTGTGCGAGGTCTGCGGCGGTGGAGGAGTATGACCCAACGAGTAATACATGGAGTGTGGTGGCTAAAGCTCCGAGGAAGAGGTATGGTTGCGTTGGGGCTTCAGTCGACGGCGTTTTTTACGTCATCGGAGGATTGAAGCTCGGAGGCGCGTCGGGAAATGAAATGCTGGTGGCGCGTGGAAGCCGTGCATCTGATGCAGCTCATGTTTACGCTAGCTCAATGGATTTATACGATACTGTTAATGGGGTTTGGTTAAAAACCCGATCTGTTCCCGGCGGCGGCTGTGTTGTGGCAGCATGTGCGACCGCCGGAGAAATCTATGTACTTTCCAGTCACGCAGTGGAGCTATCGTTCTGGAAGTTTAATGGGTCACGAAAAAGTACCGGATTCGGCGATTGGTGCAGGATAAAATCGCCGCCGTTGCCGGCGCAAGTCAGATTAGACAGTACGGTGAGATTCAGCTGCGTGGGGATCGGAGAGAAGGTGGTTTTAGTACAAGTAAATGGTTGTATAGACGATTTGTTGCGGCGTAGTGGGAGGATTGAGAGAGGATTGAAGGAGGGGTTGGTGTTGGTTTACGACTGTGTCGCCGGAGAATGGAGCCGTGCCGCCGATTTGCCGGAGGTCATTCGCCGATCAGCCTGCGTCTGTGTTGAGTGCTAA